The nucleotide sequence TAAGATATTTGTTGTCACAAGATGTCAGCCTAGTCTGACATCTTGCAGACAGTTCGGTGACTAGTCCTGATATAGGTTGACAACTTTTCAGGCATAAAACGCTCGATGTACTTCATCGGGCGTTTTATAGTTTAACGATAAGTGTGGCCGTTTTTCATTATAGAGTTGGATTGATTCTTCTACTAATTTTCTTGCTTGTTCCAGATTACTCGGTTTTATCAGTAGATACTCCATTTTTAATATTCCATTAATTCGTTCTGCTAAGGCATTTTGATAACAATCATACCCATCAGTCATAGAACATTGAATATTATGCTCTTTATGTATCTCCTGATATTCCGAAGAACAATACTGTATCCCTCGATCTGAATGATGGATTAACGAAGTTGTCGAAGTCCGTTTTTTTAACGCCTGAACCAACGATTTCTTCACTGAACTTGTTTTCATATTGTTATCTAAATGATATCCCACGATTTTTCGTGAATACGCATCCGTAATTAAACTTAAATAAGTATCACCTTCATGCGTCGATAAATAGGTAATATCTGCTACCCAAAGCTGTTCTGGTTGTGTGGGGATAAACCCTGACTTAATTAAATTTGGATGCCGATAAAAACGATGATGGCTTAAGGTTGTTCGATGATAAGCCCGTTTATTAGGCACCAGTAACTGATGTTCCTTCAATAAAGAAAATAGCCGATCACGACCAATAACCATCTGTTTTTGCTTTAAAATAAAATGTAATTTACGCCCACCCAGTCGAGGTTGTAAGACTCGTTCAGATTTAACAGCATCAATGATGGCCGAATCGGCTTTCTTTCGTTCCTCAGTTCTATCCAGTCTCTTGTAATAAGCCTGTCGGCTGATCTGCATAAAACGGCAAGCAATTGTTACGGTGAGGTTTTTAACCGTTTTTTCTTTAATAACTCGGCTTTGCGCTTTTTTGACAAACGAACTCCAAAGTCTCTATCCATGACTTTAACCACTGCTTCGAAGAAATCGGATTTAAGCCGAGCCTCTTCAAGTTCCTTTTCAAGGATCTTAATGCGTTGTTCCGGCGTTTGTTGTTCAGAAGATTGGGTCATAGCTGAACCTCTATAAAAAGTATCAGGGGTACCGTTTGACCAATCTAACCTACCATGCTTACGAAGCCAAACTAAAACAGTAGAGCATCCTTGTATACCATAGCGATCTTGGGCTTGTTTATAGGTTATTTCGCCTTTTTCAACTTGGTCAACAAGCTGTAATTTAAAAGCGAGAGAATAATCGCGTTGAGTTCGTTTAGTGATTGGTTTCATTACACTCTCCAATTTCAGATTGGAAAAGTGTCAACCTTATTCAGGACGGGTCACGGAATTGAAAAAAAGCCCAAAGTTTTTGCTTTGGGCTTTTTTGTTCGTGTTAATCAAGCAATAAGTCAATACCTGACGCTGATTAATACTCCCAAGTATCGGGATCAACCCCGCGCTGGCGCATTATTTCTTTTGCCTCTTCAGGGATTTCATCGTTACGTTCTTTACGTAAGTCTTCATCATTTGGGAGAGGCTGTCCGGTAAATGCGTGCAAAAATGCTTCA is from Proteus columbae and encodes:
- a CDS encoding IS3 family transposase (programmed frameshift), which codes for MKPITKRTQRDYSLAFKLQLVDQVEKGEITYKQAQDRYGIQGCSTVLVWLRKHGRLDWSNGTPDTFYRGSAMTQSSEQQTPEQRIKILEKELEEARLKSDFFEAVVKVMDRDFGGSFVKKAQSRVIKEKTVKNLTVTIACRFMQISRQAYYKRLDRTEERKKADSAIIDAVKSERVLQPRLGGRKLHFILKQKQMVIGRDRLFSLLKEHQLLVPNKRAYHRTTLSHHRFYRHPNLIKSGFIPTQPEQLWVADITYLSTHEGDTYLSLITDAYSRKIVGYHLDNNMKTSSVKKSLVQALKKRTSTTSLIHHSDRGIQYCSSEYQEIHKEHNIQCSMTDGYDCYQNALAERINGILKMEYLLIKPSNLEQARKLVEESIQLYNEKRPHLSLNYKTPDEVHRAFYA